The following coding sequences are from one Arthrobacter sp. PvP023 window:
- the rpsJ gene encoding 30S ribosomal protein S10, with protein MAGQKIRIRLKSYDHEVIDVSARKIVETVTRAGATVVGPVPLPTEKNVYCVIRSPHKYKDSREHFEMRTHKRLIDIIDPTPKAVDSLMRLDLPADVNIEIKL; from the coding sequence ATGGCGGGACAAAAAATCCGCATCCGGCTGAAGTCATACGACCACGAGGTCATTGACGTTTCAGCACGGAAGATCGTTGAGACGGTCACGCGCGCAGGCGCAACGGTAGTCGGCCCCGTGCCGCTGCCGACGGAGAAGAACGTGTACTGCGTTATCCGCTCTCCGCACAAGTACAAGGACAGCCGCGAGCACTTTGAAATGCGCACGCACAAGCGTCTGATCGACATCATCGACCCCACGCCGAAGGCTGTTGACTCGCTTATGCGTCTCGACCTGCCGGCTGACGTGAACATCGAAATCAAGCTGTAG
- the tuf gene encoding elongation factor Tu, with protein sequence MAKAKFERTKPHVNIGTIGHVDHGKTTLTAAISKVLYDKYPTLNEKRDFASIDSAPEERQRGITINISHVEYQTEKRHYAHVDAPGHADYIKNMITGAAQMDGAILVVAATDGPMAQTREHVLLARQVGVPYLLVALNKADMVDDEELLDLVEMEVRELLSSQGFDGDEAPVVRVSGLKALEGDPEWVKSVEDLMAAVDESVPDPVRDRDKPFLMPIEDVFTITGRGTVVTGRAERGTLAINSEVEIVGIRPVQKTTVTGIEMFHKQLDEAWAGENCGLLLRGLKRDDVERGQVVVKPGSITPHTDFEANVYILSKDEGGRHNPFYSNYRPQFYFRTTDVTGVITLPEGTEMVMPGDNTEMTVALIQPIAMEEGLGFAIREGGRTVGSGRVTKIIK encoded by the coding sequence GTGGCAAAGGCAAAGTTCGAGCGGACTAAGCCGCACGTTAACATCGGTACCATTGGTCACGTTGACCACGGTAAGACGACGTTGACGGCCGCCATTTCCAAGGTGCTGTACGACAAGTACCCGACTCTCAACGAGAAGCGTGACTTCGCGTCGATTGACTCTGCTCCCGAAGAGCGTCAGCGCGGCATTACCATCAACATCTCCCACGTTGAGTACCAGACCGAGAAGCGCCACTACGCACACGTAGACGCTCCGGGTCACGCTGACTACATCAAGAACATGATCACCGGCGCTGCCCAGATGGACGGTGCAATCCTCGTGGTTGCCGCCACTGACGGCCCGATGGCACAGACTCGCGAGCACGTTCTGCTCGCCCGCCAGGTTGGTGTTCCCTACCTGCTGGTGGCACTGAACAAGGCTGACATGGTCGACGACGAGGAACTCCTCGACCTCGTTGAAATGGAAGTTCGTGAGCTCCTGAGCTCGCAGGGCTTCGATGGCGACGAAGCACCGGTCGTTCGCGTTTCGGGCCTGAAGGCTCTGGAAGGCGACCCGGAGTGGGTCAAGTCCGTTGAGGACCTGATGGCTGCTGTCGACGAGTCCGTTCCGGACCCCGTACGTGACCGCGACAAGCCGTTCCTGATGCCGATCGAAGACGTCTTCACGATCACCGGCCGTGGCACCGTTGTTACGGGCCGCGCCGAGCGTGGAACCCTCGCGATCAACTCTGAGGTCGAGATCGTCGGCATCCGTCCGGTCCAGAAGACCACGGTTACCGGTATCGAGATGTTCCACAAGCAGCTCGACGAAGCATGGGCCGGCGAGAACTGTGGCCTGCTGCTCCGCGGTCTGAAGCGTGATGACGTAGAGCGTGGCCAGGTTGTCGTCAAGCCGGGTTCCATCACCCCGCACACCGACTTCGAGGCTAACGTCTACATCCTCTCCAAGGACGAAGGCGGACGTCACAACCCGTTCTACTCCAACTACCGCCCGCAGTTCTACTTCCGCACCACGGACGTAACCGGCGTTATCACCCTGCCGGAAGGCACGGAAATGGTTATGCCCGGCGACAACACTGAGATGACCGTTGCGCTCATCCAGCCGATCGCTATGGAAGAGGGCCTCGGCTTCGCAATCCGCGAAGGCGGCCGCACCGTTGGTTCGGGACGTGTCACCAAGATCATCAAGTAG
- the rpsL gene encoding 30S ribosomal protein S12, producing MPTINQLVRKGRTPKVSKTKAPALKGSPMRRGVCTRVYTTTPKKPNSALRKVARVRLNGGVEVTAYIPGVGHNLQEHSIVLVRGGRVKDLPGVRYKIVRGALDTQGVKNRKQARSRYGAKMEKK from the coding sequence GTGCCTACGATTAACCAGTTGGTCCGTAAGGGCCGCACGCCTAAGGTCTCAAAGACCAAGGCTCCCGCGCTTAAGGGCAGCCCGATGCGCCGCGGTGTTTGCACCCGCGTCTACACCACCACCCCGAAGAAGCCGAACTCGGCTCTGCGTAAGGTTGCACGTGTGCGCCTTAACGGTGGCGTTGAGGTTACCGCTTACATCCCCGGTGTAGGCCACAACCTCCAGGAGCACTCCATTGTGCTCGTCCGTGGCGGTCGTGTGAAGGACCTCCCGGGTGTCCGTTACAAGATCGTCCGTGGCGCCCTCGATACCCAGGGTGTGAAGAACCGTAAGCAGGCCCGCAGCCGCTACGGCGCAAAGATGGAGAAGAAGTAA
- the fusA gene encoding elongation factor G, with translation MAQDVLTDLSKVRNIGIMAHIDAGKTTTTERILFYTGVNHKIGETHDGASTTDWMEQEKERGITITSAAVTCFWENNQINIIDTPGHVDFTVEVERSLRVLDGAVAVFDGKEGVEPQSETVWRQADKYNVPRICFVNKMDKLGADFYFTVDTIISRLGAKPLVMQLPIGAENDFIGVVDLLYMRALVWPGDAKGDVTMGAKYEIREIPADLQEKADEYRATLVETVAESSEELMEKYLEGEEISIDELKAGIRKMTINSEIYPVFCGSAFKNRGVQPMLDAVVDYLPNPLDVPPMIGHDPRDEEKELTRKPSSEEPFSALAFKIAAHPFFGQLTFIRVYSGHVEAGAQVVNSTKGKKERIGKLFQMHANKEMPVEGATAGHIYAAIGLKDTTTGDTLCDSANQIVLESMSFPEPVISVAIEPNTKGDQEKLSTAIQKLSAEDPTFQVSLNEDTGQTIIAGMGELHLDILVDRMRREFKVEANVGKPQVAYRETIKRAVERHDYTHKKQTGGSGQFAKIQIAIEPLDTAEGELYEFENKVTGGRVPREYIPSVDAGIQDALNDGVLAGYPVVGIKATLIDGAYHDVDSSEMAFKIAGRMAFKEAARKANPVLLEPLMDVEVRTPEEYMGEVIGDLNSRRGQMQSMEDAQGVKVIRAHVPLSGMFGYIGDLRSKTQGRAVYSMTFNSYAEVPKAVADEIIQKNRGE, from the coding sequence GTGGCACAGGACGTGCTTACCGACCTTAGTAAGGTCCGCAATATCGGCATCATGGCCCACATTGATGCCGGCAAGACCACCACCACCGAGCGCATTCTGTTCTACACAGGTGTGAACCACAAGATCGGCGAAACGCACGACGGCGCTTCGACCACCGACTGGATGGAACAGGAAAAGGAACGCGGCATCACCATCACGTCTGCCGCCGTGACCTGCTTCTGGGAGAACAACCAGATCAACATCATCGACACCCCCGGCCACGTGGACTTCACGGTCGAGGTTGAGCGGTCCCTGCGCGTCCTCGACGGTGCAGTTGCCGTGTTCGACGGCAAGGAAGGCGTGGAGCCGCAGTCTGAGACTGTGTGGCGCCAGGCTGACAAGTACAACGTTCCGCGTATTTGCTTCGTCAACAAGATGGACAAGCTGGGCGCTGACTTCTACTTCACCGTGGACACCATCATCAGCCGCCTTGGTGCGAAGCCGCTTGTTATGCAGCTGCCGATCGGTGCCGAGAACGACTTCATCGGCGTCGTCGACCTGCTCTACATGCGCGCACTGGTGTGGCCCGGCGATGCCAAGGGTGACGTCACCATGGGTGCCAAGTACGAGATCCGCGAGATCCCGGCTGACCTCCAGGAGAAGGCTGACGAGTACCGCGCAACGCTCGTTGAGACCGTTGCAGAGTCCTCCGAAGAACTCATGGAGAAGTACCTTGAGGGCGAAGAGATCTCCATCGACGAGCTCAAGGCCGGCATCCGCAAGATGACGATCAACTCCGAGATCTACCCGGTCTTCTGCGGTTCCGCGTTCAAGAACCGTGGCGTTCAGCCGATGCTGGATGCGGTTGTCGACTACCTGCCGAACCCGCTCGACGTCCCCCCGATGATCGGTCACGATCCTCGCGACGAAGAGAAGGAACTGACTCGTAAGCCGTCTTCTGAAGAGCCGTTCTCCGCACTGGCCTTCAAGATCGCCGCGCACCCCTTCTTCGGCCAGCTGACCTTCATCCGCGTGTACTCCGGTCACGTGGAAGCAGGCGCCCAGGTGGTTAACTCCACCAAGGGCAAGAAAGAGCGCATCGGCAAGCTGTTCCAGATGCACGCCAACAAGGAAATGCCTGTTGAGGGCGCTACCGCCGGCCACATCTACGCAGCCATCGGTCTGAAGGACACCACCACGGGTGACACCCTGTGCGATTCCGCCAACCAGATCGTCCTCGAGTCCATGAGCTTCCCGGAGCCCGTGATCTCGGTTGCCATCGAGCCGAACACCAAGGGTGACCAGGAGAAGCTCTCCACGGCCATCCAGAAGCTCTCCGCTGAGGACCCGACCTTCCAGGTCTCCCTCAACGAAGACACCGGTCAGACCATCATCGCCGGCATGGGCGAGCTCCACCTAGACATCCTGGTGGACCGCATGCGCCGCGAATTCAAGGTCGAGGCAAACGTTGGCAAGCCGCAGGTTGCTTACCGCGAAACCATCAAGCGCGCTGTAGAGCGTCACGACTACACGCACAAGAAGCAGACCGGTGGTTCCGGCCAGTTCGCAAAGATCCAGATTGCGATCGAGCCGCTGGACACCGCTGAAGGCGAGCTGTACGAGTTCGAGAACAAGGTCACCGGTGGCCGCGTTCCGCGCGAATACATCCCGTCGGTCGACGCCGGTATCCAGGATGCACTGAACGACGGCGTCCTGGCCGGCTACCCGGTTGTCGGCATCAAGGCCACGCTGATTGACGGCGCGTACCACGATGTTGACTCCTCGGAAATGGCGTTCAAGATCGCCGGCCGTATGGCTTTCAAGGAAGCTGCACGCAAGGCGAACCCTGTTCTGCTTGAACCGCTGATGGATGTTGAGGTCCGCACCCCTGAGGAATACATGGGTGAAGTTATCGGTGACCTCAACTCCCGCCGTGGCCAGATGCAGTCCATGGAGGATGCCCAGGGCGTCAAGGTAATCCGCGCACACGTCCCGCTGTCCGGCATGTTCGGCTACATCGGTGACCTGCGTTCCAAGACCCAGGGCCGTGCTGTTTACTCCATGACGTTCAACAGCTACGCCGAGGTCCCGAAGGCTGTCGCCGACGAGATCATCCAGAAGAACCGCGGCGAGTAG
- a CDS encoding DNA-directed RNA polymerase subunit beta' — protein MSSESSFGLMQIGLATAEDIRGWSYGEVKKPETINYRTLKPEKDGLFCEKIFGPSRDWECYCGKYKRVRFKGIICERCGVEVTRAKVRRERMGHIELAAPVTHIWYFKGVPSRLGYLLDLAPKDLEKVIYFAAYMITSVDTDSRHEELPNLQVEHDIEKKQLVDNRDSDIATIARDLENELARLEGEGAKAADKKKARDSADRQMANVRKRADADIERLEQVWDRFKNLKVADLEGDEGLYRELRDRYGMYFEGSMGAEAIKKRLENFDMQAESDLLRDIIANGKGQRKTRALKRLKVVNAFLTTNNSPLGMVLDAVPVIPPELRPMVQLDGGRFATSDLNDLYRRVINRNNRLKRLLDLGAPEIIVNNEKRMLQEAVDSLFDNGRRGRPVTGPGNRPLKSLSDMLKGKQGRFRQNLLGKRVDYSGRSVIVVGPQLKLHQCGLPKQMALELFKPFVMKRLVDLNHAQNIKSAKRMVERYRPQVWDVLEEIITEHPVLLNRAPTLHRLGIQAFEPQLVEGKAIQLHPLVCGAFNADFDGDQMAVHLPLSPEAQAEARILMLSSNNILKPSDGRPVTLPSQDMIIGLYHLTTKRVGSAGEGRIFSSVSEAIMAFDLHELHLNSQVKIRLEGFVPYAGWEAPEGWEPGQTALVQTSLGQVIFNQTLPEDYPWVEAVADKGELSRIVNDLAERYPKVVTAATLDNLKDAGFYWATRSGVTVAISDIEVPVEKPVILAGYEERAAKIQGQYDKGLIDDDERRQELIEIWNKATNEIAQVMRDNLSPMNTINRMVSSGARGNWMQVRQIAGIRGLVANPKGEIIPRPIKSSYREGLSVLEYFIATHGARKGLADTALRTANSGYLTRRLVDVSQDVIVREEDCGTERGLVTPIAVADANGELVLDENVENSAYARTLAVDVVDSKGKVLAAGGTDCGDVVIAELFAAGITEVKVRSVLTCESSVGTCALCYGRSLATGKTVDIGEAVGIIAAQSIGEPGTQLTMRTFHTGGAVSASGGDDITQGLPRIQELFEARTPKGVAPIAEAAGRITIEESERQMRLVITPDDGSEEIAYPVLRRSRLLIEDGQHVAVGQKLINGPVDPKQVLRIMGPRAAQKFLVDEVQGVYRSQGIGIHDKHVEVIVRQMLRRVTVIESGESDLLPGELAERSRFEDANRRVVSEGKTPASGRPELMGITKASLATESWLSAASFQETTRVLTQAAMEGKSDPLLGLKENVIIGKLIPAGTGLPRYTEVTVEPTEEAKANLFTGPSAFSDFSYDTLGGDGAPEFHAIPLDDYDLGSDFR, from the coding sequence CGCGACTGGGAATGCTACTGCGGCAAGTACAAGCGCGTGCGCTTCAAGGGCATCATCTGCGAGCGGTGTGGCGTTGAGGTCACCCGTGCCAAGGTCCGCCGTGAGCGCATGGGCCACATCGAACTGGCTGCGCCCGTAACGCACATCTGGTACTTCAAGGGTGTTCCGTCCCGCCTGGGCTACCTCCTTGACCTGGCACCGAAGGACCTTGAGAAGGTCATCTACTTCGCTGCCTACATGATCACGAGCGTCGACACCGACAGCCGCCACGAGGAACTGCCCAACCTGCAGGTTGAGCACGACATCGAGAAGAAGCAGCTGGTTGACAACCGCGACTCCGACATCGCCACGATCGCCCGCGACCTTGAGAACGAGCTTGCCCGTCTCGAAGGCGAAGGCGCCAAGGCTGCCGACAAGAAGAAGGCCCGCGACTCCGCGGACCGTCAGATGGCCAATGTGCGTAAGCGTGCCGACGCCGACATCGAGCGCCTCGAGCAGGTCTGGGACCGCTTCAAGAACCTCAAGGTCGCAGACCTCGAAGGCGATGAAGGCCTCTACCGCGAACTGCGTGACCGCTACGGCATGTACTTCGAAGGCTCCATGGGTGCCGAAGCCATCAAGAAGCGTCTTGAGAACTTCGACATGCAGGCCGAGTCGGACCTCCTGCGCGACATCATTGCCAACGGCAAGGGCCAGCGCAAGACCCGTGCCCTGAAGCGCCTGAAGGTGGTCAACGCGTTCCTGACCACCAACAACAGCCCGCTCGGCATGGTGCTGGACGCCGTCCCGGTGATCCCGCCGGAACTGCGCCCGATGGTCCAGTTGGACGGTGGCCGCTTCGCGACCTCCGACCTCAACGACCTCTACCGCCGTGTGATCAACCGCAACAACCGCCTCAAGCGCCTGCTTGACCTCGGTGCTCCGGAGATCATCGTCAACAACGAGAAGCGCATGCTTCAGGAAGCTGTTGACAGCCTCTTCGACAACGGCCGTCGTGGCCGTCCGGTTACGGGTCCGGGCAACCGTCCGCTGAAGTCCCTGAGCGACATGCTCAAGGGCAAGCAGGGTCGTTTCCGCCAGAACCTGCTCGGCAAGCGCGTTGACTACTCCGGCCGTTCGGTCATCGTTGTCGGCCCGCAGCTGAAGCTGCACCAGTGTGGCCTGCCCAAGCAGATGGCTCTGGAGCTCTTCAAGCCGTTCGTGATGAAGCGCCTGGTTGACCTCAACCACGCCCAGAACATCAAGTCGGCCAAGCGCATGGTTGAGCGTTACCGTCCGCAGGTCTGGGACGTTCTCGAAGAGATCATCACCGAGCACCCTGTGCTGCTGAACCGTGCACCTACCCTGCACCGCCTCGGCATCCAGGCGTTCGAGCCCCAGCTTGTTGAAGGCAAGGCAATCCAGCTGCACCCGCTGGTTTGTGGCGCCTTCAACGCTGACTTCGACGGCGACCAGATGGCAGTCCACCTGCCGCTGAGCCCCGAAGCCCAGGCTGAAGCACGCATCCTGATGCTGTCCTCGAACAACATCCTGAAGCCGTCTGACGGCCGCCCGGTGACCCTTCCTTCGCAGGATATGATCATCGGCCTCTACCACCTGACCACCAAGCGTGTCGGTTCAGCTGGCGAAGGCCGGATCTTCTCCTCGGTTTCGGAAGCCATCATGGCGTTCGACCTGCACGAGCTGCACCTGAACTCCCAGGTAAAGATCCGTCTTGAGGGCTTTGTCCCTTACGCCGGCTGGGAAGCTCCGGAAGGCTGGGAGCCGGGTCAGACCGCGCTCGTCCAGACCTCCCTGGGCCAGGTCATCTTCAACCAGACCCTGCCCGAGGACTACCCGTGGGTTGAGGCTGTTGCCGACAAGGGCGAACTGTCCCGCATCGTCAACGACCTCGCCGAGCGCTACCCGAAGGTTGTCACCGCGGCAACGCTGGACAACCTGAAGGATGCCGGTTTCTACTGGGCCACCCGCTCAGGCGTCACGGTCGCCATCTCCGACATCGAGGTCCCGGTTGAGAAGCCGGTCATCCTTGCCGGTTACGAAGAGCGCGCCGCCAAGATCCAGGGCCAGTACGACAAGGGCCTGATCGACGACGACGAGCGTCGCCAGGAACTGATCGAGATCTGGAACAAGGCAACGAACGAGATCGCGCAGGTCATGCGCGACAACCTGTCGCCGATGAACACCATCAACCGCATGGTGTCCTCCGGCGCACGTGGTAACTGGATGCAGGTCCGTCAGATCGCGGGTATCCGTGGCCTGGTGGCCAACCCTAAGGGTGAGATCATCCCGCGTCCGATCAAGTCCTCCTACCGCGAGGGCCTGTCCGTGCTGGAATACTTCATCGCGACGCACGGTGCCCGTAAGGGTCTGGCTGACACCGCCCTGCGTACCGCCAACTCGGGTTACCTGACCCGTCGTCTGGTGGACGTCTCGCAGGACGTCATCGTCCGTGAAGAGGACTGCGGCACCGAACGCGGCCTCGTCACCCCGATTGCCGTGGCTGACGCCAACGGCGAGCTGGTCCTGGACGAGAACGTTGAGAACAGCGCGTACGCCCGTACCCTGGCCGTGGATGTCGTTGACTCCAAGGGCAAGGTCCTGGCTGCCGGCGGCACCGACTGCGGCGACGTGGTCATTGCCGAACTGTTCGCAGCCGGTATCACCGAGGTCAAGGTCCGCTCCGTACTCACCTGTGAGTCCAGCGTCGGCACCTGCGCCCTGTGCTACGGCCGTTCGCTGGCCACCGGCAAGACCGTGGACATCGGTGAGGCGGTGGGCATCATCGCCGCACAGTCCATCGGTGAGCCCGGTACCCAGCTGACCATGCGTACGTTCCACACCGGTGGTGCTGTTTCCGCCAGCGGCGGCGACGACATCACCCAGGGTCTGCCCCGTATCCAGGAGCTCTTCGAAGCCCGTACTCCGAAGGGTGTCGCACCGATTGCAGAAGCAGCCGGCCGCATCACCATCGAAGAGTCCGAGCGCCAGATGCGCCTCGTCATTACTCCGGATGACGGCAGCGAAGAGATCGCCTACCCGGTCCTTCGCCGCTCACGCCTCCTGATTGAAGACGGCCAGCACGTCGCGGTGGGCCAGAAGCTCATCAACGGTCCGGTCGACCCCAAGCAGGTTCTTCGCATCATGGGTCCCCGTGCTGCACAGAAGTTCCTGGTGGACGAGGTCCAGGGCGTGTACCGCAGCCAGGGCATCGGTATCCACGACAAGCACGTCGAGGTTATCGTTCGCCAGATGCTGCGACGCGTCACGGTCATCGAGTCGGGTGAATCCGACCTGCTCCCCGGCGAACTCGCCGAGCGCAGCCGCTTCGAAGACGCCAACCGTCGCGTTGTGTCCGAGGGCAAGACTCCGGCTTCCGGACGTCCCGAGCTCATGGGCATCACCAAGGCATCCCTGGCGACCGAGTCCTGGCTGTCGGCAGCTTCCTTCCAGGAGACCACCCGCGTCCTCACGCAGGCGGCCATGGAAGGCAAGAGCGACCCGCTGCTCGGCCTCAAGGAAAACGTCATCATCGGTAAGCTCATCCCGGCCGGCACGGGTCTCCCGCGCTACACGGAGGTCACGGTGGAGCCGACTGAAGAAGCAAAGGCAAACCTGTTCACAGGTCCCAGCGCATTCAGCGACTTCTCCTACGACACCCTGGGCGGCGACGGAGCTCCTGAGTTCCACGCCATCCCGCTGGATGACTACGATCTCGGCAGCGACTTCCGCTAA
- the rplC gene encoding 50S ribosomal protein L3, which translates to MTATRNVKGLLGTKLGMTQVWDENNKLIPVTVVQADSNVITQLRNADVDGYVAVQIGYGQIDPRKVTKPLAGHFEKAGVTPRRHVVELRTADAAEYELGQELSVEVFEAGQKIDVVGTTKGKGFAGVMKRHGFHGVGASHGAHKNHRKPGSIGGASTPSRVFKGMKMAGRMGAVRHTTLNLTVHAVDVEKSLLLIKGAVPGARGQVVLVRTAVKGA; encoded by the coding sequence ATGACCGCAACCCGTAACGTAAAGGGCCTGCTGGGCACGAAGCTCGGCATGACCCAGGTCTGGGACGAGAACAACAAGCTCATCCCCGTCACTGTTGTCCAGGCTGACTCAAACGTCATCACCCAGCTGCGCAATGCAGACGTTGATGGCTACGTCGCCGTTCAGATCGGCTACGGCCAGATCGATCCCCGCAAGGTCACCAAGCCGCTGGCTGGTCACTTTGAAAAGGCAGGCGTCACGCCTCGCCGCCACGTTGTCGAACTCCGTACCGCAGATGCTGCCGAGTACGAGCTGGGCCAGGAGCTCTCTGTTGAGGTCTTCGAAGCCGGCCAGAAGATCGACGTCGTTGGCACCACCAAGGGTAAGGGCTTCGCCGGTGTTATGAAGCGTCACGGCTTCCACGGCGTTGGTGCTTCCCACGGTGCACACAAGAACCACCGTAAGCCCGGTTCAATCGGTGGCGCATCCACCCCGAGCCGCGTCTTCAAGGGCATGAAAATGGCCGGCCGCATGGGCGCCGTTCGTCACACCACGCTGAACCTCACGGTTCACGCAGTTGACGTCGAGAAGTCGCTGCTCCTCATCAAGGGCGCCGTTCCCGGTGCCCGCGGCCAGGTCGTCCTCGTACGCACCGCCGTGAAGGGAGCCTAG
- a CDS encoding GH1 family beta-glucosidase, whose protein sequence is MTVQNSAALQSLAERLDPEFVLGVAAAAFQIEGSLKADGRGPSGWDAFAEKPGSIMDGHSPAIACDHYNRSGEDVALMRELGVDSYRFSISWPRIQPDGRGSFNNQGLDFYDRLIDQLLDAGISPMATLYHWDTPLPLEHGGGWLNRSTAERFAEYCAAAGERFGDRVAQWVTLNEPVSVTLNGYALGVHAPGHNLLFNALPSIHHQLLGHGLAVQALRAAGVTGAIGVTNLHSPVRPATGKPGDRMVARIFDILMNRVYADPVLLGRYPKLPLVARPWFRSMGKISDADLRTIHQPLDFYGLNYYYPVKVAMGRGPVSIPANNSAALAQLPFHEVGYPEYETTGFGWPVAPKHIGILLREMKDRYGDALPPLYITESGASFPEPEHVTGPIADSNRIEYLASHLGHALAATSPGGLAEDVKLLGYYVWTLLDNFEWAAGYSQRFGLIHVDFDTLERTPKESFYWLQALIRARKA, encoded by the coding sequence ATGACTGTGCAGAACTCTGCGGCGTTGCAGAGCCTGGCCGAGCGGCTGGACCCGGAGTTCGTCCTGGGTGTGGCCGCCGCCGCGTTCCAGATCGAAGGATCCCTCAAGGCTGACGGGCGCGGCCCGTCCGGCTGGGACGCCTTCGCCGAGAAACCTGGCAGCATCATGGACGGGCACTCCCCTGCCATCGCCTGCGACCATTACAACCGTTCCGGCGAAGATGTGGCCCTGATGCGCGAACTCGGCGTGGACTCCTACCGGTTCTCCATTTCCTGGCCCCGCATCCAGCCAGACGGCCGCGGCTCTTTCAATAATCAGGGCCTTGATTTCTACGACCGGCTGATCGACCAGCTGCTCGACGCCGGCATCTCACCGATGGCCACGCTGTACCACTGGGACACTCCCCTGCCGCTCGAACACGGCGGCGGCTGGCTGAACCGCTCCACCGCGGAACGCTTCGCCGAATACTGCGCAGCAGCCGGAGAACGGTTCGGGGACCGCGTGGCGCAATGGGTCACACTGAACGAGCCGGTGTCGGTGACACTGAACGGATATGCACTGGGCGTCCATGCCCCAGGCCACAATCTCCTCTTCAACGCCCTGCCGTCAATTCACCATCAACTGCTGGGGCACGGACTCGCCGTCCAGGCCTTGCGAGCCGCGGGCGTCACCGGGGCCATCGGCGTCACCAACCTGCACTCCCCTGTCCGGCCGGCAACCGGCAAGCCTGGCGACAGGATGGTGGCGCGAATCTTCGATATTTTGATGAACCGCGTCTACGCGGACCCCGTTCTGCTGGGCCGTTACCCGAAGCTGCCGCTGGTGGCCCGGCCATGGTTCCGCTCCATGGGCAAGATCTCCGACGCCGACCTCAGGACCATCCACCAGCCGCTGGACTTCTACGGGCTCAATTACTACTACCCCGTGAAAGTAGCCATGGGCCGGGGGCCCGTGAGCATACCGGCAAACAATTCGGCCGCGCTGGCCCAGTTGCCATTCCACGAAGTGGGCTATCCGGAGTACGAAACCACCGGCTTCGGCTGGCCTGTGGCCCCCAAACACATCGGCATCCTGCTCCGCGAAATGAAGGACCGCTACGGGGATGCTTTGCCGCCGCTGTACATCACTGAGAGCGGAGCGAGCTTCCCGGAGCCGGAGCATGTGACCGGTCCGATTGCCGACTCCAACAGAATCGAGTACCTCGCCAGCCACCTGGGCCATGCGCTGGCGGCCACGTCACCCGGCGGCCTGGCCGAGGACGTGAAACTCCTGGGCTACTACGTGTGGACGCTTCTGGACAACTTTGAGTGGGCCGCTGGGTACTCGCAGCGTTTCGGCCTGATCCACGTGGACTTTGACACGCTGGAACGGACACCCAAGGAGTCCTTCTATTGGCTCCAGGCGCTGATCCGGGCCCGGAAAGCCTAA
- the rpsG gene encoding 30S ribosomal protein S7, translating into MPRKGPAPKRPLVLDPVYGSPLVTQLINKVLVDGKKSTAERIVYGALEGARAKSGGDPVAALKKAMDNVKPSLEVRSRRVGGATYQVPVEVKPGRSTALALRWLVGYSKARREKTMTERLQNEILDASNGLGAAVKRREDTHKMAESNKAFAHYRW; encoded by the coding sequence ATGCCTCGCAAGGGTCCGGCCCCCAAGCGGCCGCTAGTACTAGATCCCGTTTACGGCTCCCCGCTGGTCACCCAGCTGATCAACAAGGTGCTGGTAGACGGCAAGAAGTCCACCGCTGAGCGCATCGTTTACGGTGCCCTTGAAGGCGCCCGCGCAAAGTCCGGCGGCGACCCTGTAGCAGCCCTCAAGAAGGCCATGGACAACGTCAAGCCTTCCCTCGAGGTCCGCTCACGCCGCGTCGGTGGCGCAACCTACCAGGTTCCGGTTGAGGTCAAGCCGGGCCGCTCCACGGCCCTCGCCCTCCGCTGGCTGGTCGGCTACTCCAAGGCCCGCCGCGAAAAGACGATGACCGAGCGTCTCCAGAACGAAATCCTGGATGCCTCGAACGGTCTCGGTGCCGCTGTGAAGCGTCGCGAAGACACCCACAAGATGGCCGAGTCCAACAAGGCCTTCGCACACTACCGCTGGTAA